One Syngnathoides biaculeatus isolate LvHL_M chromosome 4, ASM1980259v1, whole genome shotgun sequence DNA window includes the following coding sequences:
- the LOC133498910 gene encoding bile salt-activated lipase-like, translated as MKATMRMLALAAALMSVSAARLGVVQTEGGQVQGTSHGVGLFRSVDVFKGIPFAGTPGLWEKPKPHPGWDGVLKATEYAERCLQVTLLQTQTRGSLDCLYLNIFVPQGRKLSSNLPVMVYLFGGAFLLGASDDLAVLGDSLYDGKEMAERGNVVVVSANYRVGTLGFLSTGDARVPGNYGLWDQHAAIKWVSRNIAAFGGNPDNVTIFGQSAGAAGVSFQMLSPHNKGLFRRAISQCGVALSPWALQRKPMALAKKIARKVGCYRSDEDLMVACLRMTDPVGLTAAGKVDVLQMLGNGVVMDLLEHAPVVDGDFLPDEPGRLFHNAADVDYVAGVNSMDGHIFAGVDVPSINKKKANTTVEDVRGLLTGLTKEKGTAAVASALSVYSAHWGSVPDPAAVKKTVADIETDFLFLVPTQIALRLHAEHSSGGRTFSYLFNMKTRIPGFPSWAEAEHSEDLQYVFGKPFATPLVYFPRHRDLSRNMIAYWTNFAKTGDPSQGDGKVPVPWPAFTRTRRPFLTINHEMSESSVSYDLREDYVSYWVNRYSGLPSARQ; from the exons ATGAAGGCGACGATGAGGATGCTGGCGCTGGCAGCGGCGCTGATGAGCGTGTCAGCTGCAAGG CTGGGCGTAGTCCAGACGGAGGGCGGCCAGGTCCAGGGCACCAGTCACGGTGTGGGCCTGTTCAGGTCTGTGGACGTCTTCAAAGGGATCCCCTTCGCCGGCACCCCGGGACTGTGGGAGAAACCAAAACCTCATCCCGGATGGGACG GGGTTCTGAAGGCCACCGAGTACGCCGAGCGCTGCTTGCAGGTGACGTTGCTGCAGACCCAAACCAGAGGAAGTCTCGACTGTCTGTACCTCAACATATTTGTGCCTCAGGGACGCAAAC TGTCGTCCAACCTGCCCGTCATGGTGTACCTGTTCGGCGGGGCCTTCCTGCTGGGAGCGTCTGACGACTTGGCCGTCCTGGGAGATTCGCTGTACGACGGCAAAGAAATGGCCGAGCGGGGCAACGTCGTGGTGGTGTCGGCCAACTACCGCGTGGGAACGTTGGGCTTCCTCAGCACCGGAGACGCTCGCGTGCCAG GAAACTACGGCCTGTGGGATCAGCACGCCGCCATCAAGTGGGTGAGCAGGAACATCGCCGCCTTCGGAGGAAACCCGGATAACGTGACCATATTTGGCCAGTCGGCCGGGGCCGCCGGCGTCAGCTTCCAG ATGTTGTCCCCGCATAATAAAGGATTATTCCGCCGGGCCATCAGTCAGTGCGGCGTGGCCTTGAGTCCTTGGGCCctccagaggaaacccatggcACTCGCCAAGAAG ATTGCGCGCAAGGTCGGCTGTTACCGTAGCGACGAGGACCTGATGGTGGCGTGCCTCAGGATGACGGATCCGGTGGGCCTGACCGCGGCGGGCAAGGTGGACGTCCTGCAGATGTTGGGCAACG GCGTGGTCATGGACCTCCTGGAACACGCCCCCGTGGTGGACGGCGACTTCCTCCCCGACGAGCCCGGTCGGCTCTTTCACAACGCCGCCGACGTGGACTACGTGGCTGGCGTCAACTCCATGGACGGGCACATATTTGCGGGCGTGGACGTGCCCTCCATCAACAAGAAGAAGGCCAACACCACCGT GGAGGACGTGCGAGGCCTCCTGACGGGCCtgaccaaagaaaaaggtaCCGCCGCCGTCGCTTCGGCGCTGAGCGTGTACTCCGCCCACTGGGGCTCCGTCCCGGATCCGGCAGCGGTGAAGAAGACGGTGGCTGACATCGAGACGGACTTCCTGTTCCTGGTGCCGACCCAGATCGCGCTCCGGCTCCACGCCGAGCACAGCAG CGGGGGCCGGACCTTCTCCTACCTGTTCAACATGAAGACCCGGATCCCGGGCTTCCCGAGCTGGGCGGAGGCCGAGCACAGCGAGGATCTCCAGTATGTTTTTGGCAAACCCTTCGCCACGCCGCTCGTCTACTTCCCGCGACACCGCGACCTGTCCCGGAACATGATCGCTTACTGGACGAATTTCGCCAAGACCGG CGATCCCAGTCAAGGGGACGGTAAGGTTCCGGTGCCGTGGCCCGCCTTCACCAGAACTCGTCGTCCCTTCCTGACCATCAACCACGAGATGAGCGAGTCGTCCGTCAG CTACGACCTGAGAGAGGACTACGTCTCCTACTGGGTCAACAGGTACAGCGGCCTGCCGTCTGCACGCCAGTGA